The Hevea brasiliensis isolate MT/VB/25A 57/8 chromosome 9, ASM3005281v1, whole genome shotgun sequence nucleotide sequence TGAAATTTGTTTTTCCACAAATTGGTTATGCTTGTGTTGTTGCTGTTCTTGAACAAAATGATCAACGGGTGTTAGCCTAATTTAGATGGAAAGTCTTAATTATTGAAACCTTTGCTGTCCTATAACTGGTGATATGATTTCATTTGAAACTGGCTGAAACATTAATCTCTCTGTCAATAGTTTTGCAATAGTTGTAATAATAGGAAGCCACTCTGCCTACAGACAGCCCCATATATTACTTCGTCTGGATTGGGAGGGATTAAGCAGCAATGGTTTTGAGCTTTGAAACCCTCAATCTCGAGGCCTTTGTGGGGTTTGTACTGGTGTTTGCTTGTAAACAGGAATGATGACTGAGTGGATAGATGCACATAAAACCAGGGGTTTAATCTATCTTTCTGTTGTTTATTTTGGCACTGTGATTCCTGATGTGAATGGACTATGGTAGACTAGTACCAAAAGATAGTAATAAAAAGCTTAACCAGTGGGATTCATTGAGCTAGAAATTTAGTTGTGTTGGTTATTTTTGTATTGTACTAAGCATTTTATGCAATAGGTTGAGAACATTGAGATCAGTTTAGACTTTAGACTTATGTTATCTAGATCGGCGTGCGGGGTGTTAATCCTTTTCCACCGGAAcactctcaatttcaatttattattgttTGTGCCACTTTGATGTCTAAATTGATGCTTCAGACGCAATAAATTTCAATTGCACTTGCAAAGGATACGCAGTTCAGTCAAAAGTTGAAGACCGCCGCTTGGTTAATCTGATACAAATTGGATTCTGAGTAAAATGGAATATAGATATTAAGTtctgatttcttatttaggaattAGGATAACTTGCATTTTGGCATCTTCCAAAGAGTAGTGAAAGATGGTCATGTCTGAACCTGTTCAGATTGGGTAAATTGTGAAGAAAGTTAAGTCTGTACAAGTTTGAGAGTAACCCATGTCAGTTTGTCTCACAATTTTGTTATCTGTGCTACAACTTGAACATATTCAATGTGAGCTGCAAACATCTCATATTGATGCTCTGGAAATGGCTTACTAATCATAGCAATATTAAACTATGAAACAAGATGGAGAATGCTATTCATTTCAAAAAGTGAAGTGCATTCATTATTCATTCCCAAAGAATAACACCTCAGAACCCATGGACAGATGGGCACTGGTTCTGTGTAGGATCCATCAGATATGCTTTATTTACAGTCATGTACTGTGTTCTTGCTCATGAATTAACGGTTACATTAAACATTTAATTAGGATTGATGGGCTATCTCAGCAGGATCAAATGAGAGaccgaaaaaaaaagaaaaattttttgcAAGAAATTTCAAGCGATTTCTCTCTGTCTTTTAGGATTTTAACATTTTgggtaaatttttaaatttaatttgagaatgcaaTATGGGTTAAAGCTAAGGGCCTTCGGATGGAAGATTTGCTGGGCTTGGATTTCTCAAGGTTATAAGCAGAATTGGGTTATTTTTTTGTGACGGATATAGGCTTGCATCGGAATAGAATTTGGTTTAAGTGAGCTAGACCCTAAAGTAAATATGAgccaaattataaaaatattatttttataatttttcttttttgttgTGATGGATATAAACTTGCATAGGAATAGAATTTGGCTTAAGTTATATTGAAGATCTGTTTAATattatcattgaaattattattgtcacgatccaacctatgggccggaccggcactaggacctgggccagcctaaagccgccgaggcccgtagtaagcctaactgttcattaacccaactctaatgcccatttgggcccaatttcaagaaaccaaccggacagagcccgaccataaagtggacctttcaacggggagtttttgactcacccgacctataaacaaaatatatcatcaattggggagctcagctcaccctccacatactcatatcagcataaaaataaatgggagctcagctccctcatccaatccatcaaacatgcatataattttacaggtccacatgacaatttatattacagacccgaatcatttaaatatttctaacacatgcggaaattctaggagtaaataaaattacaaaactattgataaacaacctgcgaaggagaaaagcaggttaaccacaataaaatcttcctgtagcctgaaaaaaatattgaacaggagtgagcgttcgactcagagagtaaaatatcaattttaaccataatctctataactatctagaactaatgcaacctgtggagtgaaatgcaacaaagaaccatattttcacatcataacaacaaaaggtaatttggagcactcacgcactcgtaacatcaatcataatatatgggagccgatccctatacactctcttaaatccaactcgtgcgtgaagaactcaaatttctggacttccacttaataaccaaatcgggtcccaaatgaagaactcaagccgtgtctaccccgaaggaccgggtcccagcgaagatctcaagccgtgtctactcgtcctatccatagtccacaccacatcacacgcacgctaacgcacgcacactgctccaaattaccacaacaacatccatggcacgctaacagttatgaatgcaacataaatcgtgcctagattttaactacataaatatttacatataagtgatgcatgggcatgcttgaaaatataataatatcgaaattacaattaaaattaatattttactcactgcACTTGACGCAATCAccgtggcggtgggcggaggaagaaggtcatcggctcacccgacaattatattacatttatttaatacaaaggTCTCAATACTAATCAAGAAAAgaaccaatacgtcctaagtcgcgtaaaatccggcagagtctccctatacctaggacctacccaacctgcaaaagggctcaaaacacacttctatatccacaatccatatatccacaactcaatcacatcacacagcccctcctgggcccatcaaatcaatcatccatcacaatatgtaaaatttcaatttagtccttataattgatcatttttgcaaaaactgctcaaataagctctaaaaatcataaaactctgccccgcggtccttagaaatattactaagctattgcaaaaagaatcgtaattttctaagctaccacgaatattttatggatttttaatcctatttaagcactaaaaaattacgaaaaagcaaggtttgggtttacctttgccgattccgacctcgggaacacgctcgggatgcctgacaatgatggggtagccaaaacctcgattcaattcggagactttttcggtagctggtctgtctggccggaaattcacagatccggacaactatcgaatttccgcgaattgaggatacctacacgaagcacaataataatatataaaaaaatcaggggtgttacaattattatgaaaaatatatttttaaatatattaattaaataatattaaaattaaatttaatatattttaatcataaaattttagaataattgaattatttttaaataattttttaaataatattaaaaataataatttttttaaaaaaagtgttTCTTTAAACCAAACGGGCCTGAATGATTCTGAAAATTTTCTGGGCCAAAAGACGAGGCCTGGTTTGTAGAAACCCCGAATAAAGCCGAGCCACGAAAGCAAAGGGTGCTACTGTATCCCTATCCTAACGACATCCATCTCAATTGCGATTCCTCTTTGCCCCAAAACAAAGCAGCCATGTCTCCAGGTCCCGTTGTTGAGGCTGATGCCGCCAAGCCTGAAGTAGCCGAGCTGATCTCTTCCACTGAGGAGGAGACCCAGCAAAAGCTTAAGGTATTTCTTTCTCTCCTGTTCTGTACATATCTTCAATTTCTGTGTTTCGTACATCATTTGTGGTTTCTTTTTTTCTCTATCTTTAGCTCGACGATGTGCCCGTTGTAGAGGACGTGAAGGAGGACGATGATGAGGACGACGAAGACGACGATGACGATGAGGACGATGATAAGGAAGATGGAACCCCAGGTGCCAACTTTTTGTTTTCGCTTTCCTTCGCCGGGATTTTTGATTTTCCCTTTATTGATTGTGATAATAATGATTGTTTGTTTTTCTTTTGAGTATTTTGTTTGGTAAATATAGCTGATTATTGAATCTGGGTTTTCTTGTATTCTTGTGAATTTGAAGTTGCTTCACAGTTTACTGGGTTTGGCTTCTACTGTTATGTCGGTGTACACTGCAAGTTCTGCATGGTAAATGATTAACTGTTCCTGGAAAGAAACTGGAGAttccttttaaagctttttcctaTTTGGATGATTTTACAAAAAGTTTTGAAActgtaaatatgaattttcttTCCTCAATTTTGGAACATGTGCACCAAAAGAATGGTTGATGCATTGTCTCAATATTCATTTCCAAAGACATGATTATATAATCCGTTTGAACTGAATTTTGTTTTTGAGATTTGGTAGTTTGGAAGAGGGAATGTATTGTATTGGATTTCACTCTACTGGCAAGAATGCATATATGAAGATTGACATTATAAAAGGTTAGAATACGTTAATTTAGTGCAGTTCTATTAGAATTGCACATCACTAATCATGCATTCTTCCCCATAAATTTGGGTTGACTTATTGGCATCAGTTAGCTCTATTTCATGAGCATCTGGTTTGAGGACGTTTAGCATAGCTGTCATGCTATTCTAAAGCTGCTCTTGGAGAAATTTCACTGGTTGTACAgatacaataatttttttataaaaggtTTTTTGCTCCTATTATTGGGGGGATATGGTTTTCTGTTTCCTCTGTTTTCATGTAATTACTTCCGTTTCTTGCTAAACTTTGGAACCGGCAATGTTTTATTGCTTATATCATCATATTTGCTGTCATCTCTTCTGTTTTTTTGCATGTTATGTCTCTCACATGTGACAGAGTTGTGGCTACTTTTATTTGATGTTTCATGTTTCTGAGTTTAATGGTATAAGGTGGAATCAACATGCCATTTCCTGAATGTCAATATTCACAAAGATCCCCAAATTCCAAATGTTTAATGGTTCTGTGTCCCTCAAATCACATTTGACTCACCACCAGCATATGAATCAATGTAGCAGCAATTTTGGTTTCGGTGTGTTACATGTTACTGGAAATACACCTAATTGAATTGCTTGTAATATAATTTCTGTTTCAGGTTTAACATTTTTGTTTGAAAGGCTTAGACCTCTTCTATTGAACTTATTAATAGGAAAGTAACATGCAGGGGCAAATGGGAGTTCTAAGCAGAGCAGAAGTGAAAAGAAGAGTCGCAAGGCAATGTTGAAGCTGGGTATGAAACCTGTTACTGGTGTTAGTAGGGTAACCATCAAGAGAACAAAAAATGTAAGGTTTCTCTGATTTTGTCTTCGTGTTATTCGTCTCCCtatatgatttgtctcaatttactaaaattttcttGGGGTTTCAGATACTATTTTTCATATCCAAACCAGATGTTTTTAAGAGCCCAAACTCTGAGACATATGTCATATTTGGGGAGGCTAAGATAGAGGATTTGAGTTCTCAGCTGCAGACACAGGCTGCCCAACAGTTTAGGGTGCCAGACATGGCATCTGTACTTCCGAAATCAGATATTTCTGGTGCAGCTGCTGCTGCACAAGCAgatgaagaagaggaagaagttgATGAGACTGGGGTTGAGCCTCGAGATATTGATCTAGTTATGACACAAGCAGGAGTATCAAGGAGTAAGGCTGTCAAGGCTCTTAAGACACACAATGGGGACATTGTTAGTGCTATAATGGAGCTTACTACTTAAGTGGCTTTGGCGGCTTCATACTTTATCTTGCATTCttgttttatgttgatgagttctTGGAACATTTAGTCAATGTAGTCAGATTGGTTCTCCAATCATCAGGTGTCTGAATTATCCGTTATTGCTGTCAAACTTGAGAATTCTGTTGCAATGCAGTTTTTGAGTAGTAATATAGGTTTTGtttttgcttagtgcattttgcAACATTTGAATGCCTCAATTATCTACTAGTTATTAGATAGCTTAAGAGAAACAATCTCGAAATTCTGATATATTTTATTTGGGGTTCAAATAAATCCGATTTTGTGGTGGTGATTATAATGATGTCAGAGTGTCGAAAAGATCAAAAGGAGAAATTACATCTCTCGGGGAAAGAAAGTGCCGAagaggggagggggggggggggggggagtggTGTGGGGGTGTGGGGGGTTGTGTGGTTGGTTTGGCAGCTGTTTTTAATTACGAGGGAAATTTTTGCTCATGCCCCAGGTACAGGTAAGTTTTTCACTTTAGATTGATCAGCATTGATTATTATATAAAACACATGTATTCACCAACAGAAGCagcatttttaatattataaagtaTCCTACCTTTCTAGAAAATCATCTCATCCCTGTCCTCCCAAACAAGGGTGCCAATTTCAAtcagtgaattttttttttttgaattgttAACTTGAGCATTTATGCTTTAGAAACCGAAACTTTTGGCTCTGTATCTGCAAAAATCTGTAATCTGTGTAATATAAAATCTAGACTAATCAGATTCTGAATCCGTAGAAGCAAATTAGCAAATTCTTCATCATCATCCGCATCACTTTCGTTGACATAGTCATCAATCCAGGGGCTCTTGAAATACCGAAGCTGCAGGCACCTATCCTCTAGATCATCTTTCAGCTCCACACCCCAGCAGCCTTGAATATCAAGATGGGAAAGAGCCTTGCACTTGGTAAGGATGGCATTAAGACCAGAATCTCCAAAGGAGCCAAAAACAAGTTCAAGAAGCTGGAGCCCTGACATTGTATTGGCAATGACCAATGCTTCACAATCATTCAAGCGTGAAGAATTTCTCTTCACTGGCCTCCCCCATTCTGGTGGTGGCATATTTCTCCTCAGATGAGTTAAGGATTTGCAGTTCTCTCCTAATGCTACAAGCCCTTGGCATGTGATCTTCAAACAGTAACGATGTCCAAGAGCATCAAATTAGTTAGTGATCCAGCATGCTTTTCCACCATCTTGTCAGTGATATCACTCATGGGAATTCGCAGTTCCTTAAGGTATCTCCCACTAAAAAAAGAGGAGCAAAGTTAAATTAGGTACTTGTCTGGCATAGCATTTGGATAACTGAAACtgctttttaaaataaaaatatcaatttaGATACCGTGAAAAAAATGGtttgaaaaaatttattttattattttaatatttttatgattaaaatttattaaatttaattttaaaatattttttaatattctttaattagtatatttgaaaaaataattttcttaatagcagtttcaataataataatgctAAACAGGCCATTTGATGTGCTTGTTTCTTGTCAATTTCAGCCTATCATTATTCAGGATGCATTCAAATATCTTTTTATTCGAATATTTGTTAAGTGTAGAATGAATTACGTAAGATTAATCTTTCAAagaaaaaatttctttttttgtgaTTATTTTATGTCATGAAAAACAGAGAACCTGCATCTCCCTAGAGGCaaccaatatgaaaaattaaatatgcaGAAAGGAATAACTTTCCTGAGCTTGGGGGATCCAACACAGCAAGTCCTGAAGTTTCTCAAACATTAGcaatgatatttttttttccaaCATTAAATCTAAAAGAAATTATCCTTTCAGGTTTCAACATGCCTAGTCTTTCAAGATTGGATATACTTAATTTGAATTCAAttaaaaaaaccaaaaaaaaatgtCTTTATGCTTCACAAAACAAAGTGTGCACCTGGTTATGCTTCACAGAAGTCTTGGGAATTCTTGAAGTTTTCACTACAAGCACTCCCTTCTACAGAGTTATTCATATTACTTGGAAATGGGACAAATGTTGTAGTTTCATTTTCCACACTCATTTAGAAAAAATGAATACAATATAACATCTTACTATCTTCATAAATATATTCCCTCCTAACTGCAATATCAACATAACCaccgaaaaataaataaataaataaaataaaaaagggcATAACTTAACATTGATGTTTGGGAAGTCGACTAACAATGTGTAAAGTGCTGTTGATAAGTTCTTTCCCAATCATTTGTAAACTGAATTGCATGGTTGGTAGAAAAAATCAGCATTTTCATAGCTAAATATTCCTCtgaacaattaaattaaaaaaccaaAACATGAGGAAGTAACGGTGATATAGGATACCTTAGTGATGACCAACAACCTAATGAAAATGTTGTTTAAGGACAGTATTTGTAGGTTCCTTTTGATAAAATGAAGCAAAattatcaaaaaccacaatcactAAATTGCAAAAGAAAGGCGACTATCAATTCAGCTTATGCAAATGCTCATTTAAGgcttattgaaatatgaatgtcattaataaaaaaaaagaagaaaaagaaaaaaaaaaatgaatgtcACTATAGTCAGATTTTGAAGTTCACCCATTTTGTGAATTTCTCATCAGACAATAGAAACCGTTGAgtggaaaatataaaaatt carries:
- the LOC110642464 gene encoding nascent polypeptide-associated complex subunit alpha-like protein 2; the protein is MSPGPVVEADAAKPEVAELISSTEEETQQKLKLDDVPVVEDVKEDDDEDDEDDDDDEDDDKEDGTPGANGSSKQSRSEKKSRKAMLKLGMKPVTGVSRVTIKRTKNILFFISKPDVFKSPNSETYVIFGEAKIEDLSSQLQTQAAQQFRVPDMASVLPKSDISGAAAAAQADEEEEEVDETGVEPRDIDLVMTQAGVSRSKAVKALKTHNGDIVSAIMELTT
- the LOC110642465 gene encoding LOW QUALITY PROTEIN: F-box protein FBW2 (The sequence of the model RefSeq protein was modified relative to this genomic sequence to represent the inferred CDS: inserted 1 base in 1 codon), which encodes MAPSNSPLKKKEIASSVAHWEDLNPEILALILVRLPPDQRVGPVSLVCKSWLACVAGPCCWSQIDIQQWCRRQDRSVDRVDSVVRKLIKRSKGTFRLLSAYKLGDAGFAFAANCGRYLKELRIPMSDITDKMVEKHAGSLTNLMLLDIXYCLKITCQGLVALGENCKSLTHLRRNMPPPEWGRPVKRNSSRLNDCEALVIANTMSGLQLLELVFGSFGDSGLNAILTKCKALSHLDIQGCWGVELKDDLEDRCLQLRYFKSPWIDDYVNESDADDDEEFANLLLRIQNLISLDFILHRLQIFADTEPKVSVSKA